The following are encoded in a window of Bacillus sp. SORGH_AS_0510 genomic DNA:
- a CDS encoding MFS transporter translates to MSQNQGLGKALEGRNAWLQTYLDSPKKQQQLFKRTLMIVVLSQIFGGAGLAAGITVGALLAQDMLGTDSFAGLPAGLFTLGSALAALLVGRLSQRYGRRFGLAAGFLTGGLGAIGVVISALTSNVFLLFVSLFIYGAGTATNLQARYAGTDLANSTQRATAVSIAMVSTTFGAVAGPNMVEVMGRFALAIGVPALAGPFILAATAFILAGLVLLLFLRPDPLLVAQAIAEGKRNEAGTSVVNNPNTKSINNRGIMIGATIMVLTQMVMIAIMTMTPVHMRHHGHGLGQVGMVIGIHVAAMYLPSLLTGILVDKIGRTLMAIISAATLLAAGIMGAVAPADSMVGLVIALALLGLGWNFGLISGTAIVIDATTHSTRAKTQGTVDVLIALSGASGGALSGMVMAQTSFGTLSLAGGFLSLLLIPVVIWSRRK, encoded by the coding sequence ATGTCGCAAAATCAGGGTCTAGGAAAAGCATTAGAAGGTAGAAATGCTTGGTTACAAACATATCTTGATTCTCCCAAAAAACAACAACAATTATTTAAACGGACATTAATGATTGTTGTCCTTTCACAAATCTTTGGTGGAGCTGGCCTTGCAGCAGGGATCACTGTTGGAGCACTTCTTGCGCAGGATATGCTTGGTACAGATAGTTTTGCAGGTCTTCCTGCTGGTTTATTTACATTGGGTTCTGCTCTTGCTGCCTTACTTGTAGGAAGACTCTCACAGCGCTATGGACGCAGGTTTGGTTTAGCGGCAGGATTTTTGACGGGGGGACTGGGTGCAATCGGAGTTGTCATTTCCGCGTTGACAAGCAATGTTTTTCTGCTGTTTGTATCGCTATTTATCTATGGGGCAGGTACGGCAACCAATCTTCAGGCACGATATGCCGGGACTGATTTAGCGAATTCAACCCAACGGGCAACTGCTGTGAGTATCGCCATGGTATCTACCACATTCGGTGCCGTTGCTGGACCAAACATGGTGGAGGTCATGGGAAGATTTGCACTAGCCATTGGAGTGCCAGCTTTAGCAGGGCCATTTATTCTAGCTGCTACTGCCTTTATTCTCGCGGGGCTGGTGTTGCTCCTTTTCCTACGACCTGATCCACTACTAGTGGCTCAGGCAATTGCAGAAGGAAAAAGAAACGAAGCGGGAACATCGGTAGTTAACAACCCGAATACGAAAAGTATCAATAATCGGGGAATAATGATTGGTGCAACGATTATGGTCTTAACACAGATGGTGATGATTGCCATTATGACGATGACACCGGTGCATATGAGACATCATGGACATGGCTTGGGGCAAGTTGGAATGGTTATTGGCATTCATGTTGCCGCGATGTATTTACCTTCGCTTCTAACTGGAATTCTTGTAGATAAGATTGGCCGTACGTTAATGGCTATTATTTCTGCGGCTACTCTACTTGCTGCAGGTATTATGGGTGCTGTTGCACCTGCTGATTCAATGGTTGGATTAGTCATCGCACTTGCCCTACTAGGTCTTGGTTGGAACTTTGGCTTGATTAGTGGTACAGCGATCGTCATAGATGCAACCACACATTCTACACGAGCAAAAACACAGGGAACAGTAGATGTGTTAATTGCATTATCTGGAGCATCAGGAGGCGCTCTATCCGGCATGGTCATGGCACAAACGAGCTTTGGAACCCTTTCATTGGCCGGTGGTTTCCTTTCGCTTCTGCTGATTCCAGTTGTGATTTGGTCTCGAAGAAAATAA
- a CDS encoding ABC transporter ATP-binding protein, whose translation MESTIQVNQVSKSFGKKTVLSNVTLTIEKGQLFGFIGPSGAGKTTLVKMIVGMEKADTGSIHVLEQKMPNLSLLQDIGYMAQSDALYVDLTGEENLKLFASLYKLKKADQKQRIAYVADLVNLTDDLKKRVAAYSGGMKRRLSLAIALIQDPKILILDEPTVGIDPELKLSIWKEFLRLIEEEQKTIIVTTHVMDEAERCDYVAMVRDGRILTSGSPMELKAAYGTDNFDEVFLRAGVKQS comes from the coding sequence ATGGAATCAACTATACAAGTAAATCAAGTCAGTAAAAGCTTTGGAAAAAAAACAGTATTGAGCAATGTAACCCTTACGATTGAAAAAGGACAATTGTTTGGATTTATCGGTCCTTCAGGAGCTGGCAAAACTACTCTCGTTAAAATGATTGTTGGGATGGAAAAAGCAGATACGGGGTCCATCCATGTGCTAGAGCAAAAGATGCCTAACCTCTCCCTGTTGCAAGACATCGGTTATATGGCACAATCTGATGCCTTATATGTGGATTTAACGGGGGAAGAAAATTTAAAGCTATTTGCTTCTCTTTATAAGCTAAAAAAGGCTGACCAGAAACAGAGGATTGCTTATGTGGCAGACTTAGTCAATTTAACAGACGACCTAAAGAAACGAGTAGCTGCCTATTCAGGGGGAATGAAACGGCGCTTGTCCCTTGCCATCGCCTTAATCCAGGACCCGAAAATCTTAATCTTGGATGAACCGACTGTAGGAATTGATCCTGAATTAAAACTGTCGATTTGGAAGGAGTTCTTACGATTAATAGAGGAAGAGCAAAAAACGATTATCGTGACCACACATGTCATGGATGAAGCGGAAAGGTGCGATTATGTCGCAATGGTTCGGGATGGTCGTATATTAACAAGCGGTTCTCCAATGGAATTAAAGGCGGCATATGGGACAGATAATTTTGATGAAGTCTTCTTAAGAGCGGGGGTAAAGCAATCATGA
- a CDS encoding S41 family peptidase yields MNRKWIALLMTGSLLTGAGGTYAGMQLIEKKNEIPVHDQAVPSKNTEQNPTVNKEDLEKVQQAYDLILSRYVEKVDQEKLVEGAIQGMLSVLKDPYSVYMDKETAKQFTQTLESSFEGIGAEVGMVDGKIVIVSPFKDSPAEKAGIKPNDQILKVDGKSVEGLDLNKATLKIRGKKGTKVTLEIARKGLKEPLSIDVKRDEIPLETVHSSVKKQDGKKVGYIQVTSFSENTAQDFKKELKALENDHIKGLIIDVRGNPGGLLDSVGEILQEFVPKDQPYVQIQQRNGEKKRYFSNTSKKKDYPVIVLVNKGSASASEILAGSLQEAAGYKLVGETTFGKGTVQQAVPMGDGSNIKLTLFKWLTPDGNWIHKKGIKPDVEIKQPAIFETHPIQVAKPLEEDMNNEQVKNAQEILAGLGFAPGRKDGYFSDETVVAIKGFQKQNDLPATGKIDEKTAAKLEEAAVKAMKKEKNDLQLQMALRLITK; encoded by the coding sequence ATGAATCGTAAATGGATTGCCTTATTGATGACAGGCTCGCTGTTAACAGGAGCAGGCGGTACGTACGCGGGAATGCAGCTTATAGAAAAAAAGAATGAAATACCTGTACACGATCAAGCGGTACCTAGCAAAAATACAGAACAAAATCCTACTGTAAATAAAGAGGATCTTGAAAAAGTACAACAGGCCTATGATTTGATTTTAAGCCGCTACGTTGAAAAAGTAGACCAGGAAAAGCTAGTGGAAGGTGCTATTCAAGGAATGCTATCCGTCCTAAAGGATCCATATTCCGTTTATATGGATAAAGAAACGGCAAAGCAATTCACCCAAACGCTAGAATCCTCCTTTGAAGGCATTGGTGCGGAAGTGGGGATGGTAGATGGGAAGATTGTGATCGTTTCGCCATTCAAAGATTCACCAGCGGAGAAAGCTGGAATCAAACCGAATGATCAAATTTTAAAGGTAGATGGAAAGAGTGTAGAAGGGCTGGATCTGAATAAGGCAACATTAAAGATTCGTGGAAAAAAAGGGACCAAAGTAACGTTAGAGATTGCTAGAAAAGGTTTAAAGGAACCGTTATCCATTGATGTCAAACGTGATGAGATTCCACTGGAAACGGTCCATTCCTCCGTTAAGAAGCAGGATGGGAAGAAAGTTGGTTATATCCAAGTCACGTCCTTCTCTGAAAATACCGCACAGGATTTTAAAAAGGAATTAAAAGCATTAGAGAATGATCATATCAAAGGGTTAATTATAGATGTACGAGGAAATCCTGGCGGACTGCTCGATAGTGTGGGTGAAATTCTTCAGGAATTTGTTCCAAAGGATCAGCCATATGTTCAAATTCAGCAGCGTAACGGAGAGAAAAAACGCTACTTCTCCAATACGTCTAAGAAAAAGGATTACCCTGTCATTGTCCTTGTGAACAAGGGAAGTGCCTCCGCATCTGAAATTTTAGCAGGTTCCTTACAAGAGGCTGCTGGGTATAAGCTAGTTGGAGAAACCACCTTTGGAAAGGGAACCGTTCAGCAGGCAGTACCAATGGGAGACGGCAGCAACATTAAATTAACATTATTTAAGTGGCTGACTCCTGATGGAAATTGGATTCATAAAAAAGGAATTAAGCCGGATGTGGAAATCAAGCAGCCAGCGATTTTTGAAACTCATCCTATTCAGGTGGCTAAGCCGTTAGAAGAGGATATGAACAATGAGCAGGTTAAGAATGCACAAGAAATTTTAGCTGGATTAGGTTTTGCTCCGGGTCGAAAGGATGGCTACTTTAGTGATGAAACGGTAGTAGCAATCAAGGGCTTCCAGAAGCAAAATGACTTACCGGCAACCGGTAAGATTGATGAAAAAACAGCAGCCAAGCTGGAAGAGGCAGCAGTTAAAGCCATGAAAAAAGAGAAAAATGATCTACAGCTGCAAATGGCATTGCGATTGATTACCAAATAA
- a CDS encoding putative ABC transporter permease — translation MSPSILTSIDFSYLEWFSVEGAARILFYFTAYSFIGWLLENSYSFFTKKIFFKENFLYGPFKPMYGFAPILLVYLVSPKTHWSIVLFLCVAIPTLVEYVSGALLQKLFHKQWWDYSDTPLQLHGHICIPFSICWGILAFICIHWVHPHIVFLYESIAFYWGWIWSAVGLYFLADLVLAIRKHSLQELLTEEPTNPIQ, via the coding sequence ATGAGCCCGAGCATTTTAACTAGTATTGATTTCAGCTATTTGGAGTGGTTTAGTGTAGAAGGAGCTGCGAGAATCTTGTTTTATTTCACGGCATATTCATTTATTGGCTGGCTGCTTGAAAATAGCTACAGCTTCTTCACGAAAAAAATTTTTTTCAAAGAGAATTTTTTATATGGACCGTTTAAACCGATGTACGGTTTCGCGCCAATCCTTTTGGTTTATTTGGTTTCACCAAAAACACATTGGTCAATTGTTTTGTTCCTCTGTGTTGCGATTCCAACATTAGTGGAATATGTAAGTGGTGCATTACTGCAAAAGCTTTTTCATAAGCAATGGTGGGATTACTCGGATACTCCACTACAGCTTCACGGACATATTTGTATACCTTTTTCGATATGTTGGGGAATCTTAGCGTTCATTTGTATACATTGGGTTCACCCGCATATCGTTTTTTTATATGAGAGTATCGCTTTTTATTGGGGCTGGATCTGGTCTGCAGTTGGGTTATATTTCCTGGCAGACCTTGTTTTAGCTATTCGAAAACACTCTCTGCAGGAACTTCTAACTGAAGAACCAACCAATCCCATTCAATAG
- a CDS encoding ABC transporter permease yields the protein MRVGALIKRICQQMLRDKRTLALLLVAPLLILTLMYFLFNGSTVKPKLGVTNVDHQLVNVLKEANITVTSYDNVTGKTVVTDDLDGLLEQKNGQYTLTLLNDDPSAAKGLQMKVNQAIAGQSQAKLIQQNPAAAKMMQTAVKTKFVYGDKNTIFFDVLSPILVGFFVFFFVFIISGIGLLRERTTGTLERLMSTPIRRWEIVTAYLIGYGIFAVIQTIIVVFYSINILDIVLVGSVWNVLLTNLLLALVALSLGILLSTFAASEFQMMQFIPIAVIPQVFFAGIFPIEGMANWLQVVAKIMPMYYAGDALKGVMYRGASISDIGGDLLALVIFAAIFVVLNIFSLKKYRKL from the coding sequence ATGAGAGTCGGAGCATTAATTAAAAGAATCTGTCAGCAAATGTTACGGGACAAACGAACGTTGGCTCTATTATTAGTTGCTCCCTTATTAATCTTAACCTTGATGTATTTTTTATTTAATGGGAGCACCGTTAAACCTAAATTAGGTGTAACTAATGTAGATCATCAGCTTGTCAACGTTCTAAAAGAGGCAAACATAACAGTTACATCTTATGATAATGTAACAGGAAAAACTGTCGTTACTGATGATCTTGATGGCTTACTGGAACAGAAAAATGGCCAGTATACATTAACCTTATTAAATGATGATCCTTCCGCAGCGAAGGGATTACAAATGAAGGTGAACCAGGCGATTGCTGGACAGTCACAGGCTAAATTAATACAGCAAAATCCAGCCGCAGCAAAAATGATGCAGACTGCTGTAAAAACAAAATTTGTGTATGGTGATAAAAATACGATTTTCTTTGATGTCCTAAGTCCTATTTTAGTTGGATTTTTCGTTTTCTTTTTTGTCTTTATTATTTCTGGTATTGGACTGTTGCGTGAACGAACCACCGGCACATTAGAAAGACTGATGTCCACTCCAATTCGTCGGTGGGAAATTGTCACCGCCTACTTAATCGGTTATGGTATATTCGCCGTCATTCAAACCATTATTGTTGTCTTTTATTCTATCAATATCTTAGACATTGTACTTGTCGGATCGGTATGGAATGTATTACTGACTAATTTATTGCTGGCATTGGTAGCTTTGTCGCTGGGCATCCTATTATCCACCTTCGCAGCATCGGAATTTCAAATGATGCAATTCATTCCGATCGCCGTTATTCCACAGGTGTTTTTTGCAGGGATTTTTCCTATTGAAGGGATGGCAAATTGGCTTCAAGTTGTAGCCAAAATTATGCCGATGTATTATGCCGGAGATGCCTTAAAAGGTGTGATGTATAGAGGAGCCAGTATAAGCGATATCGGTGGTGACCTGCTGGCATTGGTCATCTTTGCAGCTATTTTCGTTGTCTTAAATATCTTTTCCTTAAAGAAGTATCGAAAATTATAA
- a CDS encoding PDZ domain-containing protein gives MVQIWLVELLKGTGKLFLHPVLYYLIFLSGILGVMRVKRERKNFHIRAHDAYYELRQLFPPGIFVGLILSVLVIAAGITVPFAAILLIAGFTFIWSLTTNVRLMSPVYTVGAAFFTIILMAENNWSIPLFSKAFHSISDRIYPSVVILMGLLLIAEGILILKNGSKGTSPKLAISKRGQSVGVHEVKRLWMLPVFLLIPGDALQFPFEWWPVFHLGAKEYTFILVPFAIGFHQQIKGMLPREAIQLHGRRVLVLGVFISILSVAGYWYPLSSIVIAAIAVIGREFITLMSVLKDDNLPFYFSKKNHGLMIIGIIPESPASKMGLKVGEIISRVNGSQVRDETTFYEALQKNRAHCKLDILDTNGEVRFVQRALFEGDHHELGILFVPDEHKYDAKIG, from the coding sequence TTGGTGCAAATATGGCTTGTGGAATTACTCAAAGGAACAGGCAAGTTATTTCTTCATCCTGTTTTATACTATCTCATTTTCCTATCAGGAATACTAGGCGTAATGAGGGTGAAACGTGAGCGGAAAAACTTCCATATTCGGGCGCATGATGCCTATTATGAACTGCGGCAGCTATTTCCGCCTGGAATCTTTGTCGGTCTTATCCTATCCGTGCTCGTTATAGCAGCAGGGATCACAGTACCATTCGCAGCTATCCTTCTTATTGCTGGTTTTACGTTCATTTGGTCACTAACAACCAATGTTCGACTGATGTCGCCCGTTTATACGGTTGGAGCAGCATTTTTCACCATTATCTTAATGGCTGAAAATAATTGGTCAATCCCGCTTTTTTCGAAGGCTTTTCATTCTATTAGTGACAGGATATATCCATCTGTTGTGATTCTAATGGGACTATTGCTAATAGCTGAAGGAATTCTAATCTTAAAAAATGGTAGTAAGGGAACATCTCCTAAGTTAGCCATCAGCAAACGCGGCCAAAGTGTAGGCGTTCATGAAGTAAAGCGGCTTTGGATGCTGCCTGTGTTCCTGCTTATTCCTGGTGATGCTCTACAGTTTCCTTTTGAATGGTGGCCAGTATTTCACCTGGGTGCAAAAGAATACACATTTATCCTTGTACCGTTTGCCATTGGCTTTCACCAACAGATTAAGGGAATGCTCCCAAGAGAAGCGATACAGCTTCACGGTCGAAGAGTTTTGGTTCTTGGCGTTTTCATTTCCATTTTATCGGTTGCGGGCTATTGGTACCCGTTATCATCCATCGTTATCGCCGCGATTGCTGTGATTGGCCGGGAATTCATTACCTTAATGTCTGTACTGAAGGATGATAATCTTCCGTTTTACTTTTCAAAAAAGAATCATGGCTTGATGATTATCGGAATTATTCCAGAATCGCCTGCAAGTAAAATGGGGCTAAAAGTTGGCGAGATTATTTCAAGAGTAAATGGATCTCAAGTTCGAGATGAAACCACCTTCTATGAAGCATTGCAAAAGAATCGCGCCCATTGTAAGCTGGATATTCTTGATACAAATGGTGAAGTTCGCTTCGTTCAACGTGCGTTATTCGAAGGCGACCATCACGAACTTGGCATCCTCTTTGTACCAGACGAGCATAAGTATGATGCGAAAATTGGATAA